The proteins below come from a single Crossiella sp. CA-258035 genomic window:
- the lepB gene encoding signal peptidase I, with translation MTLTEDEAAPARTRRIAWLVPVVTVALGLVVAFVGVGVLANRYEPFRVETSAMENTLAQGTKSITRPVTGGGASVQRGDVVLFDAGRAGWPGAERGEQLVKRVVGIGGDTVTCCDAQGRLEVNGRAITEPYLRTDDPATGGPYQPPRFSVRVPQDRMLVLGDYRGNSRDSRAFLDTEFKGTVPRDAIKAVVVAVFRDGVRQVSPSSAFTDAGLAGAAETDHGYRYAFWAIVSGVALASAALLWLTVVGALAWRRRRRQRSLSP, from the coding sequence ATGACGCTCACCGAGGACGAGGCGGCGCCGGCCCGCACCCGCCGGATCGCCTGGCTGGTGCCGGTGGTGACGGTGGCGCTGGGACTGGTGGTGGCCTTCGTCGGCGTCGGCGTGCTGGCCAACCGCTACGAGCCGTTCCGGGTGGAGACCTCCGCGATGGAGAACACCCTGGCCCAGGGCACCAAGTCGATCACCAGGCCGGTCACCGGCGGCGGCGCGTCCGTGCAGCGCGGCGACGTGGTGCTCTTCGACGCGGGCCGCGCGGGCTGGCCGGGGGCCGAACGCGGCGAGCAGCTGGTCAAGCGGGTGGTCGGCATCGGCGGTGACACGGTGACCTGCTGCGACGCCCAGGGCAGGCTGGAGGTCAACGGCCGCGCCATCACCGAGCCCTACCTGCGCACCGACGACCCGGCCACCGGCGGCCCGTACCAGCCGCCGCGGTTCTCCGTGCGGGTGCCGCAGGACCGGATGCTGGTGCTCGGCGACTACCGCGGCAACTCCCGCGACTCGCGGGCCTTCCTGGACACCGAGTTCAAGGGCACCGTGCCGCGCGATGCGATCAAGGCGGTGGTGGTCGCGGTCTTCCGCGACGGCGTCCGGCAGGTCTCGCCGAGCAGCGCGTTCACCGACGCCGGGCTGGCCGGGGCGGCCGAGACCGACCACGGCTACCGGTACGCGTTCTGGGCCATCGTCTCCGGGGTGGCCCTGGCGTCGGCCGCGCTGCTGTGGCTGACCGTCGTCGGCGCGCTGGCCTGGCGGCGCCGACGACGGCAGCGTTCGCTCAGCCCTTGA
- a CDS encoding LPXTG cell wall anchor domain-containing protein, producing MRLPSPSRLLALTLLLCLGLAGPAAAQPTATSAGDPRATAHPGNATTCAQAGLPGQLISGQLTLNISGGSHLTVTAVPLGVTVTGIVVKGGDNHNVYLPGALGLLPWPGLHSPLVGQKGNVPDISHWFACGTGQTTTKSTTKATKSSTATTTTGGATTSTTSRGTTTTTLATTPRTTAPTSTPVPVPVAHDDELASTGFDNGWLLGLGAVLLLAGGVALALAKRRPRTGR from the coding sequence ATGCGTCTTCCCTCCCCCTCGCGTCTGCTCGCCCTGACGCTGCTGCTCTGCCTCGGGCTGGCGGGCCCCGCCGCCGCCCAGCCGACCGCCACCTCCGCCGGCGACCCGAGGGCCACCGCGCACCCCGGCAACGCGACCACCTGCGCCCAGGCCGGCCTGCCCGGTCAGCTGATCAGCGGCCAGCTGACGCTGAACATCAGCGGCGGCAGCCACCTCACCGTCACCGCGGTCCCGCTCGGCGTGACGGTGACCGGCATCGTGGTCAAGGGCGGCGACAACCACAACGTGTACCTGCCGGGCGCGCTCGGCCTGCTGCCCTGGCCCGGCCTGCACTCCCCGCTGGTCGGCCAGAAGGGCAACGTCCCCGACATCAGCCACTGGTTCGCCTGCGGCACCGGGCAGACCACCACCAAGAGCACCACCAAGGCCACCAAGAGCAGCACCGCCACCACGACCACCGGCGGTGCCACCACCTCCACCACCAGCCGCGGCACGACCACCACCACCCTCGCCACCACGCCGCGCACCACCGCGCCCACCAGCACTCCGGTCCCGGTGCCGGTGGCCCACGACGACGAGCTGGCCAGCACCGGCTTTGACAACGGCTGGCTGCTCGGGCTCGGCGCGGTGCTGCTGCTGGCCGGTGGCGTGGCGCTGGCGCTGGCCAAGCGGCGGCCGCGGACCGGTCGCTGA
- a CDS encoding DUF305 domain-containing protein — translation MRKNKLVLAGLGVLAAVALTACGGGEPAGHGHTSATASAAHNAADVTFAQGMVPHHQQALEMSKLAPGRTENARVLELAKRIQDGQQPEIDKMTGWLKSWNAPVKSEHEGHGAHGMMSAEQMNELLGARKEDFDRRWLTMMVEHHRGAVEMARTELAQGQSAEAKQLAQEVVAAQEKEIAEMTGLLKG, via the coding sequence ATGCGCAAGAACAAGCTGGTCCTGGCCGGTCTCGGCGTGCTCGCCGCGGTCGCGCTGACCGCCTGCGGGGGCGGCGAGCCCGCCGGGCACGGCCACACCTCGGCCACCGCCTCGGCCGCGCACAACGCGGCCGACGTCACCTTCGCCCAGGGCATGGTCCCGCACCACCAGCAGGCGCTGGAGATGAGCAAGCTGGCCCCCGGCCGCACCGAGAACGCCAGGGTGCTGGAGCTGGCCAAGCGGATCCAGGACGGGCAGCAGCCGGAGATCGACAAGATGACCGGCTGGCTGAAGTCGTGGAACGCCCCGGTCAAGAGCGAGCACGAGGGCCACGGCGCGCACGGGATGATGTCCGCCGAGCAGATGAACGAGCTGCTCGGGGCGCGCAAGGAGGACTTCGACCGGCGCTGGCTGACCATGATGGTCGAGCACCACCGGGGCGCGGTGGAGATGGCCAGGACCGAGCTGGCGCAGGGTCAGTCGGCCGAGGCCAAGCAGCTGGCGCAGGAGGTCGTCGCCGCGCAGGAGAAGGAGATCGCGGAGATGACCGGCCTGCTCAAGGGCTGA
- the ctaD gene encoding cytochrome c oxidase subunit I, with the protein MTAVAPQPIATRPFPTRQTVKGSFLLRMLRTTDHKQIGILYLVTSIAFFMVGGVMALLIRTELALPGMQLLSQEQYNQMFTMHGTIMLLLYATPIVFGFANYILPLQIGSPDVAFPRLNAFSYWLYLFGGLTVMAGFITPGGAADFGWFAYTPLSNAIHSPGIGADLWISGLVVSGLGTILGGVNMITTVLCLRAPGMTMWRMPVFTWNILITSLLVLMAFPILTAALLGLMADRHLGAHVFDPANGGVILWQHLFWFFGHPEVYIVALPFFGIVSEIFPVFSRKPIFGYKALIWATITIAALSVTVWAHHMYATGAVLLPFFAFTTFLIAVPTGIKFFNWIGTMWRGQLTFETPMLFSVGFIITFLFGGLTGVLLAAPAIDFHVSDTYFVVAHFHYVLYGTIAFATFAGIYFWFPKMTGRLLDEKLGKLHFWTTFIGFHLTFLVQHWLGNEGMPRRYADYLPSDGFTTLNSISTIGAYLLGASTLPFIWNVFKSYRYGEVVKVDDPWGYGNSLEWATSCPPPRHNFTELPRIRSERPAFELHYPHMVERIRAEAHVGGKHKTAVLDAPAAPSEVAANSTQSPEQHDEDPKSK; encoded by the coding sequence GTGACGGCCGTAGCCCCTCAGCCGATCGCCACGCGTCCGTTCCCGACGCGTCAGACGGTCAAGGGTTCGTTCCTGCTGCGGATGCTCCGCACCACGGACCACAAGCAGATCGGCATTCTGTACCTCGTCACCTCGATCGCCTTCTTCATGGTCGGCGGCGTGATGGCTCTGCTGATCCGCACCGAACTCGCCCTGCCGGGCATGCAGCTGCTCTCCCAAGAGCAGTACAACCAGATGTTCACCATGCACGGCACGATCATGCTGCTGCTGTACGCGACGCCGATCGTCTTCGGCTTCGCGAACTACATCCTGCCGCTGCAGATCGGCTCGCCGGATGTGGCGTTCCCGAGGCTGAACGCCTTCTCGTACTGGCTGTACCTCTTCGGCGGCCTCACCGTGATGGCGGGCTTCATCACCCCTGGCGGCGCGGCCGACTTCGGCTGGTTCGCCTACACCCCGCTGTCCAACGCCATCCACTCGCCCGGCATCGGCGCCGACCTGTGGATCTCCGGCCTGGTGGTCTCCGGTCTGGGCACCATCCTCGGCGGCGTGAACATGATCACCACGGTGCTGTGCCTGCGCGCGCCCGGGATGACCATGTGGCGGATGCCGGTGTTCACCTGGAACATCCTGATCACCAGCCTGCTGGTGCTGATGGCCTTCCCGATCCTGACCGCCGCGCTGCTCGGCCTGATGGCCGACCGGCACCTCGGCGCGCACGTGTTCGACCCGGCCAACGGCGGCGTGATCCTCTGGCAGCACCTGTTCTGGTTCTTCGGGCACCCGGAGGTCTACATCGTCGCGCTGCCGTTCTTCGGCATCGTCTCGGAGATCTTCCCGGTGTTCAGCCGCAAGCCGATCTTCGGCTACAAGGCGCTGATCTGGGCGACCATCACCATCGCCGCGCTGTCGGTGACGGTGTGGGCGCACCACATGTACGCCACCGGTGCGGTGCTGCTGCCGTTCTTCGCCTTCACCACGTTCCTGATCGCGGTCCCGACCGGCATCAAGTTCTTCAACTGGATCGGCACCATGTGGCGGGGTCAGCTGACCTTCGAGACGCCGATGCTGTTCTCGGTCGGGTTCATCATCACCTTCCTCTTCGGTGGCCTCACCGGTGTGCTGCTCGCCGCCCCGGCGATCGACTTCCACGTGTCGGACACCTACTTCGTGGTGGCGCACTTCCACTACGTGCTCTACGGCACCATCGCCTTCGCCACCTTCGCCGGGATCTACTTCTGGTTCCCGAAGATGACCGGGCGCCTGCTGGACGAGAAGCTCGGCAAGCTGCACTTCTGGACGACCTTCATCGGTTTCCACCTCACCTTCCTGGTCCAGCACTGGCTGGGCAACGAGGGCATGCCGCGCCGCTACGCCGACTACCTGCCCAGCGACGGCTTCACCACGCTCAACTCGATCTCCACGATCGGCGCGTACCTGCTCGGCGCGTCCACGCTGCCGTTCATCTGGAACGTGTTCAAGAGCTACCGCTACGGCGAGGTCGTCAAGGTCGACGACCCGTGGGGCTACGGCAACTCGCTGGAGTGGGCGACCTCCTGCCCGCCGCCGCGGCACAACTTCACCGAGCTGCCGCGGATCCGTTCCGAGCGGCCGGCCTTCGAGCTGCACTACCCGCACATGGTGGAGCGGATCCGGGCCGAGGCGCACGTGGGCGGCAAGCACAAGACCGCCGTGCTGGACGCGCCGGCCGCGCCGTCGGAGGTGGCCGCCAACTCCACGCAGTCGCCGGAGCAGCACGACGAGGATCCCAAGTCCAAGTGA
- a CDS encoding RNA polymerase sigma factor yields MTADDEDLVPRIGADRDALAELYRRHVRALLGYAGRRLGDPNDAADLVAAVFLEVIRTAHRYDPARGTPRAWLFGIAATLLAAHGRSRSREARALRRVYGRRELIPEDHAELAGRIDAARSAELLHAAIDTLAPAERELFLLVALDGLTPAEAGAVLGIAPAAARMRLSRARRKLRAALPEPVAALVCAP; encoded by the coding sequence GTGACGGCCGACGACGAGGACCTGGTGCCGCGCATCGGCGCGGACCGGGACGCGCTGGCCGAGCTGTACCGTCGGCACGTGCGTGCCCTGCTCGGCTACGCCGGGCGCAGGCTCGGCGACCCGAACGACGCCGCGGACCTGGTGGCCGCGGTGTTCCTGGAGGTCATCCGCACCGCCCACCGCTACGACCCGGCCAGGGGCACGCCGAGGGCCTGGCTGTTCGGCATCGCGGCCACCCTGCTCGCCGCGCACGGCCGGTCCAGGAGCCGGGAGGCCCGCGCGCTGCGGCGGGTCTACGGCCGCCGCGAGCTGATCCCCGAGGACCACGCCGAGCTGGCCGGGCGGATCGACGCCGCGCGCAGCGCCGAACTGCTGCACGCCGCGATCGACACCCTCGCTCCGGCCGAACGCGAGCTGTTCCTGCTGGTCGCGCTGGACGGGCTGACCCCGGCCGAGGCGGGCGCGGTGCTCGGCATCGCCCCGGCCGCGGCCCGGATGCGGCTGAGCCGGGCCCGCCGCAAGCTGCGCGCCGCCCTGCCGGAGCCGGTGGCCGCGCTGGTGTGCGCGCCATGA
- a CDS encoding L,D-transpeptidase family protein: MRGRHLIGALLAAAVGGTGVAACTVLTPPGVRAQVVTVRAQAAPVPVAEVKPEPPSVRQAQQVLHEHGYQVRAVTGELDSETRHALIAFQKVHGLARTGQVDEATAAALRNPVRPVAQARRGFRVEVDLARQVTYFLDEAGQVARIYDSSTGRDQPGKHTPTGEFTVTRQIDGWRYARLGPMWRPSYIGQGGSDQGIAFHGGEPVENWPASNGCIRLTDPSVNETFALLRPGTKVLVHP, translated from the coding sequence GTGCGTGGGCGGCACCTGATCGGGGCGTTGCTGGCGGCGGCGGTCGGCGGGACGGGCGTGGCGGCCTGCACCGTGCTGACCCCGCCGGGTGTGCGGGCGCAGGTGGTCACCGTGCGAGCGCAGGCCGCGCCGGTGCCGGTGGCCGAGGTCAAGCCGGAACCGCCCTCGGTGCGGCAGGCGCAGCAGGTGCTGCACGAGCACGGCTACCAGGTGCGCGCGGTGACCGGCGAGCTGGACAGCGAGACCAGGCACGCGCTGATCGCCTTCCAGAAGGTGCACGGCCTGGCGCGGACCGGGCAGGTGGACGAGGCCACCGCGGCCGCGCTGCGCAACCCGGTGCGGCCGGTGGCCCAGGCTCGCAGGGGGTTCCGGGTGGAGGTGGACCTGGCCAGGCAGGTCACCTACTTCCTGGACGAGGCGGGCCAGGTGGCGCGGATCTACGACTCCTCGACCGGCCGCGACCAGCCCGGCAAGCACACCCCAACGGGCGAGTTCACCGTCACCCGGCAGATCGACGGCTGGCGCTACGCCAGGCTCGGCCCGATGTGGCGGCCCTCCTACATCGGCCAGGGCGGCAGCGACCAGGGCATCGCCTTCCACGGCGGCGAACCGGTGGAGAACTGGCCGGCCAGCAACGGGTGCATCCGGCTGACCGACCCGAGCGTGAACGAGACGTTCGCGTTGCTGCGACCGGGAACCAAGGTGCTCGTGCATCCGTGA